One genomic segment of Ipomoea triloba cultivar NCNSP0323 chromosome 9, ASM357664v1 includes these proteins:
- the LOC116030770 gene encoding probable zinc metalloprotease EGY1, chloroplastic isoform X2, with amino-acid sequence MATFTSCSFSSAINLRFHLNPPTSYTLKHRIQLRRISKRNFGRLIIRSFSGTDGGNGGRNNGDGKLEKDNSSNTATATTTTTASDDAAEDRRGAGVAKDSEDSPPSVSSRPTLVGSPYNNFQIDSFKLMELLGPEKVDPSDVKIIKDKLFGYSTFWVTREEPFGDLGEGILFLGNLRGKREDVFAKLQSQLSEIMGDKYNLFMVEEPNSEGEDPRGGPRVSFGMLRKEVSEPSPTTLWQYVIALILFLLTIGSSVELGIASQINRLPPEVVKYFTDPNAIEPPDMQLLLPFVESALPLAYGVLGVQLFHEVGHFLAAFPRKVKLSIPYLIPNITLGSFGAITQFKSILPDRKALVDISLAGPFAGAALSSVMFAVGLLLSSNPTASGDLVQVPSTLFQGSLLLGLISRGILGYSEMHAAAVSIHPLVIAGWCGLTTSAFNMLPVGCLDGGRAIQGAFGKSAIIAFGLVTYTMLGLGVLGGPLSLPWGLYVLLCQRTPEKPCLNDVTEVGTWRKTLISVAVFLVVLVLLPVWDELAEELGIGLVSTF; translated from the exons ATGGCAACGTTCACAAGCTGTAGCTTCAGCAGCGCAATAAACCTGAGGTTCCATTTGAATCCTCCGACGAGTTACACGCTGAAGCACCGAATCCAGCTGAGGAGAATTTCAAAGAGAAATTTCGGCAGATTGATAATTAGGTCTTTCAGTGGCACCGACGGCGGTAATGGCGGCCGGAACAATGGAGACGGGAAGCTGGAAAAGGACAACTCTTCGAATACGGCTACAGCCACGACTACCACTACGGCTTCTGACGACGCCGCCGAGGATAGGCGCGGCGCAGGCGTCGCTAAGGATTCCGAGGATTCTCCACCATCCGTTTCTTCGAGA CCAACACTGGTTGGATCACCTTATAATAATTTCCAAATAGATTCTTTCAAATTGATGGAACTTCTTGGACCAGAGAAAGTTGATCCTTCTGATGTAAAGATCATTAAGGACAAACTTTTTGGATATTCCACTTTCTGGGTGACAAGAGAGGAGCCATTTGGAGATCTAGGAGAGGGCATTCTTTTCCTTGGAAATCTTAGGGGAAAGAGGGAGGATGTTTTTGCCAAACTTCAGAGTCAACTATCTGAAATTATGGGTGATAAGTACAACTTATTCATGGTGGAGGAACCTAATTCTGAAGGAGAAGATCCACGTGGTGGACCTAGAGTCAGCTTTGGAATGCTGCGTAAAGAGGTTTCTGAACCCAGTCCTACAACACTGTGGCAGTATGTGATTgctcttattttatttcttcttaCAATTGGATCCTCTGTGGAGCTAGGAATTGCATCTCAG ATTAATCGCCTTCCTCCAGAGGTAGTTAAGTACTTTACTGATCCAAATGCCATTGAACCACCAGACATGCAGCTTTTGTTACCCTTTGTAGAGTCTGCTTTACCCTTAGCTTATGGTGTCCTGGGAGTGCAGTTATTCCAT GAAGTTGGGCATTTTCTGGCTGCCTTTCCAAGAAAAGTGAAACTAAGCATTCCTTACTTAATTCCAAACATTACCCTTGGGAGCTTTGGAGCGATCACTCAG TTCAAGTCTATTCTTCCTGACCGAAAAGCCTTGGTTGACATTTCTCTAGCTGGGCCATTTGCTGGTGCTGCATTGTCTTCTGTCATGTTTGCTGTTGGCCTACTACTTTCTTCAAACCCAACTGCTTCAGGAGACTTGGTTCAGGTTCCTAGCACACTTTTCCAAGGCTCCTTGCTTCTTGGACTTATTAGCAGAGGCATTCTCGGTTATTC AGAAATGCACGCCGCTGCAGTTTCAATCCATCCTCTTGTGATTGCTGGCTG GTGCGGCTTAACTACGTCAGCTTTCAATATGCTACCGGTTGGATGTCTTGATGGTGGCAGAGCTATTCAG GGTGCTTTTGGAAAAAGTGCTATCATTGCCTTTGGTCTGGTAACTTACACAATGCTGGGGCTTGGAGTG CTGGGTGGACCTTTGTCACTTCCATGGGGATTATATGTGCTCCTGTGCCAG AGGACTCCAGAGAAGCCTTGCTTGAATGATGTGACGGAGGTGGGAACCTGGAGAAAAACTCTTATTTCTGTGGCTGTATTTCTTGTAGTGTTGGTTCTGCTTCCAGTATGGGATGAGCTTGCAGAGGAGTTGGGCATTGGTCTCGTATCAACCTTCTGA
- the LOC116030770 gene encoding probable zinc metalloprotease EGY1, chloroplastic isoform X1, whose amino-acid sequence MATFTSCSFSSAINLRFHLNPPTSYTLKHRIQLRRISKRNFGRLIIRSFSGTDGGNGGRNNGDGKLEKDNSSNTATATTTTTASDDAAEDRRGAGVAKDSEDSPPSVSSRQPTLVGSPYNNFQIDSFKLMELLGPEKVDPSDVKIIKDKLFGYSTFWVTREEPFGDLGEGILFLGNLRGKREDVFAKLQSQLSEIMGDKYNLFMVEEPNSEGEDPRGGPRVSFGMLRKEVSEPSPTTLWQYVIALILFLLTIGSSVELGIASQINRLPPEVVKYFTDPNAIEPPDMQLLLPFVESALPLAYGVLGVQLFHEVGHFLAAFPRKVKLSIPYLIPNITLGSFGAITQFKSILPDRKALVDISLAGPFAGAALSSVMFAVGLLLSSNPTASGDLVQVPSTLFQGSLLLGLISRGILGYSEMHAAAVSIHPLVIAGWCGLTTSAFNMLPVGCLDGGRAIQGAFGKSAIIAFGLVTYTMLGLGVLGGPLSLPWGLYVLLCQRTPEKPCLNDVTEVGTWRKTLISVAVFLVVLVLLPVWDELAEELGIGLVSTF is encoded by the exons ATGGCAACGTTCACAAGCTGTAGCTTCAGCAGCGCAATAAACCTGAGGTTCCATTTGAATCCTCCGACGAGTTACACGCTGAAGCACCGAATCCAGCTGAGGAGAATTTCAAAGAGAAATTTCGGCAGATTGATAATTAGGTCTTTCAGTGGCACCGACGGCGGTAATGGCGGCCGGAACAATGGAGACGGGAAGCTGGAAAAGGACAACTCTTCGAATACGGCTACAGCCACGACTACCACTACGGCTTCTGACGACGCCGCCGAGGATAGGCGCGGCGCAGGCGTCGCTAAGGATTCCGAGGATTCTCCACCATCCGTTTCTTCGAGA CAGCCAACACTGGTTGGATCACCTTATAATAATTTCCAAATAGATTCTTTCAAATTGATGGAACTTCTTGGACCAGAGAAAGTTGATCCTTCTGATGTAAAGATCATTAAGGACAAACTTTTTGGATATTCCACTTTCTGGGTGACAAGAGAGGAGCCATTTGGAGATCTAGGAGAGGGCATTCTTTTCCTTGGAAATCTTAGGGGAAAGAGGGAGGATGTTTTTGCCAAACTTCAGAGTCAACTATCTGAAATTATGGGTGATAAGTACAACTTATTCATGGTGGAGGAACCTAATTCTGAAGGAGAAGATCCACGTGGTGGACCTAGAGTCAGCTTTGGAATGCTGCGTAAAGAGGTTTCTGAACCCAGTCCTACAACACTGTGGCAGTATGTGATTgctcttattttatttcttcttaCAATTGGATCCTCTGTGGAGCTAGGAATTGCATCTCAG ATTAATCGCCTTCCTCCAGAGGTAGTTAAGTACTTTACTGATCCAAATGCCATTGAACCACCAGACATGCAGCTTTTGTTACCCTTTGTAGAGTCTGCTTTACCCTTAGCTTATGGTGTCCTGGGAGTGCAGTTATTCCAT GAAGTTGGGCATTTTCTGGCTGCCTTTCCAAGAAAAGTGAAACTAAGCATTCCTTACTTAATTCCAAACATTACCCTTGGGAGCTTTGGAGCGATCACTCAG TTCAAGTCTATTCTTCCTGACCGAAAAGCCTTGGTTGACATTTCTCTAGCTGGGCCATTTGCTGGTGCTGCATTGTCTTCTGTCATGTTTGCTGTTGGCCTACTACTTTCTTCAAACCCAACTGCTTCAGGAGACTTGGTTCAGGTTCCTAGCACACTTTTCCAAGGCTCCTTGCTTCTTGGACTTATTAGCAGAGGCATTCTCGGTTATTC AGAAATGCACGCCGCTGCAGTTTCAATCCATCCTCTTGTGATTGCTGGCTG GTGCGGCTTAACTACGTCAGCTTTCAATATGCTACCGGTTGGATGTCTTGATGGTGGCAGAGCTATTCAG GGTGCTTTTGGAAAAAGTGCTATCATTGCCTTTGGTCTGGTAACTTACACAATGCTGGGGCTTGGAGTG CTGGGTGGACCTTTGTCACTTCCATGGGGATTATATGTGCTCCTGTGCCAG AGGACTCCAGAGAAGCCTTGCTTGAATGATGTGACGGAGGTGGGAACCTGGAGAAAAACTCTTATTTCTGTGGCTGTATTTCTTGTAGTGTTGGTTCTGCTTCCAGTATGGGATGAGCTTGCAGAGGAGTTGGGCATTGGTCTCGTATCAACCTTCTGA
- the LOC116029444 gene encoding zinc finger protein VAR3, chloroplastic, whose product MSGTSRFFTLLTATSSPVCILHRPCCFLHRPSVIFGRRLAVVPRRLALYSPPNFSSPLTPIATSQQQFHSQALPVNSNNALSSSPSTAHPWPEWCNLINALSASGRAEAERGVIHEEDAFVAYQQLPDDFVRAATACLAFARERPNLLRSLSRRDIEVVVSNGTPFLFRTALETARRMRAFLGIDGNQAVDHSEVQTIDIMKYILSYASNLAGSPGRNTLYSRELLETSIRNLLHELFELSWGTPVSVLPPPGVDQFPSRSGQTPRPAGQDIVMKRGDWICSKCNFMNFARNIKCLECEEARPRRQLTGGEWECPKCDFFNYGRNVVCLRCDTKRPAEASFNTVNNSSGNGYSGGYAYKTETDKRLAENEEKAQRWFSKINDASGINTMAADEDFPEIMPLRKGENKFVVSTRKTSLERRLSNFQYKGNSVNDGFPEDKSSRTGGLDKTLDSAISQSLDRILGGSSSTPDKIGTELNAEIETNTSGKNFVPLPANMFATREQPQDTEYKTVGRESLPSEGELQTGSPTSSNELEKSLENTTDSQDKEKEQAEKSESWFRKMAELHDVKDLPSAVSDDDFPEIMPMRKGENRFVVSKKKDRSLTSPVYKRQVAMEQATSKGFVPFVPFPPGYFARKDSPDRSGSPQTPTSEAPSSSTQSDVAKSPPQPISIDSAAVDRSPDKLDRDLGSSKYTEKDNASQSSVLNRGSPQVRENQNLRSGWTGKSLEGSAVKEPDPLDMSEEAKTERWFRRVAQIKDISELSQIPDEDFPSIMPMRKGVNRFVVSKRKTPLERRLTSTQYKRNIPVVSSDPMKNENDETETKQV is encoded by the exons ATGAGCGGCACTTCGAGGTTCTTTACACTTCTCACTGCCACTTCTTCACCCGTCTGCATACTCCACCGTCCTTGCTGCTTCCTACATCGGCCGTCTGTTATTTTCGGCCGCCGTCTCGCCGTCGTTCCTCGCCGCCTCGCCTTATATTCGCCTCCCAATTTCTCGTCCCCTCTTACACCAATCGCGACCTCCCAACAACAATTCCACTCCCAAGCCCTTCCAGTTAATAGCAATAACGCACTTAGCTCTTCTCCTTCTACAGCTCACCCTTGGCCAGAATGGTGCAACCTAATCAACGCGCTTTCCGCCAGTGGACGGGCGGAGGCGGAGCGTGGAGTAATCCATGAGGAGGATGCCTTTGTAGCATACCAGCAATTGCCTGATGATTTTGTTCGGGCTGCGACCGCGTGTTTAGCGTTTGCTCGCGAAAGACCTAACCTCTTGAG GTCACTTTCTAGGAGGGATATTGAGGTGGTTGTGTCAAATGGGACACCTTTTTTATTCAGAACTGCTCTTGAAACAGCACGTAGAATGAGGGCATTTCTTGGTATTGATGGAAACCAG GCAGTCGATCACAGTGAAGTACAGACAATTGATATTATGAAGTATATATTAAGTTATGCAAGCAACCTTGCTGGTTCTCCGGGGAGAAATACTCTATATAGTCGGGAACTGCTAGAAACATCTATTAGGAACCTTTTGCATGAATTGTTTGAACTTAGCTGGGGAACTCCAGTGTCTGTCTTGCCTCCTCCAGGAGTTGACCAGTTTCCAAGTAGATCTGGACAAACACCAAGGCCTGCTGGACAAGACATTGTTATGAAGAGAGGCGACTGGATATGCTCAAA GTGCAATTTTATGAACTTTGCAAGAAATATCAAGTGCCTTGAGTGTGAGGAAGCTAGACCAAGAAGACAGCTGACAGGCGGGGAGTGGGAATGCCCTAA ATGTGATTTCTTCAACTATGGAAGAAATGTGGTCTGCCTAAGATGTGATACCAAACGACCTGCTGAGGCTTCATTCAACACTGTTAATAACAGTTCAGGGAATGGCTATAGTGGGGGCTATGCTTATAAAACTGAAACCGATAAGAGGCTTGCTGAGAATGAAGAGAAAGCACAGAGATGGTTTAGTAAAATAAATGATGCTTCTGGTATAAACACCATGGCAGCGGATGAAGACTTCCCTGAGATAATGCCATTAAGGaaaggagaaaacaagtttGTGGTGAGCACAAGAAAGACATCCTTGGAAAGGAGGCTGTCTAACTTTCAATACAAAGGGAACTCGGTTAATGATGGCTTTCCAGAAGATAAGTCTTCTCGCACTGGTGGTTTAGACAAGACCCTTGACTCAGCGATTAGCCAGAGTTTAGATCGAATCCTTGGTGGTTCCTCTTCGACTCCAGATAAGATTGGTACTGAGCTAAATGCTGAAATAGAGACTAATACAAGTGGGAAAAACTTTGTTCCGTTACCTGCCAACATGTTTGCTACAAGGGAGCAACCCCAGGATACAGAGTATAAAACAGTGGGACGTGAATCTCTTCCTTCAGAAGGTGAGCTCCAAACTGGCTCCCCGACTTCTAGCAATGAGCTGGAGAAATCATTGGAGAATACGACTGATAGCCAGGATAAAGAGAAAGAGCAAGCTGAAAAATCAGAGAGTTGGTTTAGAAAAATGGCAGAACTGCATGATGTCAAAGATTTGCCGAGTGCAGTCTCTGATGATGACTTTCCAGAGATCATGCCAATGCGCAAAGGAGAAAATCGATTTGTAGTTAGCAAGAAGAAAGATCGTTCTTTAACCTCTCCAGTGTACAAAAGACAAGTGGCTATGGAGCAGGCAACCAGTAAGGGCTTTGTCCCATTTGTTCCATTTCCTCCTGGCTACTTTGCTAGGAAGGATTCACCAGATAGGTCAGGTTCACCCCAAACCCCTACAAGTGAAGCCCCGTCCAGTTCAACTCAGTCTGATGTTGCAAAATCACCGCCCCAACCTATTTCTATTGATTCTGCTGCGGTGGATAGGTCTCCTGATAAGTTGGATCGTGACCTAGGAAGCAGCAAATACACTGAGAAAGATAACGCATCCCAATCCAGTGTTTTGAACAGAGGTTCACCCCAGGTGCGCGAGAATCAGAACCTAAGAAGTGGCTGGACAGGAAAGAGCTTAGAAGGGTCTGCTGTGAAGGAACCAGATCCCTTGGACATGTCTGAAGAGGCAAAAACTGAGAGGTGGTTCCGGCGTGTAGCACAGATAAAAGACATCTCTGAGCTTAGTCAGATACCAGATGAAGACTTCCCATCAATAATGCCAATGCGTAAGGGGGTTAATAGGTTCGTTGTGAGCAAGCGAAAAACTCCTTTGGAAAGACGGCTGACCTCTACACAGTATAAGCGGAATATCCCTGTTGTGAGTTCTGATcctatgaaaaatgaaaatgatgaaactGAAACAAAACAAGTATAA
- the LOC116030724 gene encoding uncharacterized protein LOC116030724: MDRLIALEPSNVVIVRIEAGIKCSGEVTLRNVMYTMPVAFRLQPANKSRYTVRPHSGIISPLNSITLEIVYHPPPGTLLPETFPHSDDSFLLHSVVAPGAAVKDAKTGSESSVPSDWFTTKKKQVFIDSGVRIMFVGSPVLAAVVSNGGMDEIREVLEKSDPSWKAADAVDCDGQTLLHLAIAQRRPDLVQLLLEFGPDLEAPSRLLGSTPLEAAASSGESLIVEILLANRAGTERSEPSVWGPVHHAAGNGHIEVLRLLLLKGANVNALTKDGDTALHLAVKERRRDCTRLLLASGALTDIRNSRDGNTPLHIAAGNGDEQMVRLLLQNGAEKNTRNKHGKTSYDVAAENGHNRLFDALRLGDNLCAAARNGDVGAIQKLLDHGANVNGRDQNGWTALHRAAFKGRIEAARALIDNGVVVNCRDEEGYTALHCAVECGHADVTELLVKKGADVDARTNKGVTALQIAETLRFSGITRILVQGDMNSKGVNANLIMLSEKTFRKEKMEMRTTKKKVIGARVRQRGIPVV; this comes from the coding sequence ATGGATAGGCTAATAGCTTTAGAACCATCAAATGTTGTGATAGTGAGAATTGAGGCAGGAATCAAGTGTTCCGGCGAGGTAACATTAAGAAACGTTATGTATACCATGCCGGTGGCGTTCCGCCTTCAGCCGGCGAACAAAAGCCGGTACACCGTCCGGCCCCACTCGGGGATCATATCTCCTCTTAACAGTATTACTCTTGAGATCGTTTATCATCCCCCTCCCGGAACTCTGCTGCCGGAAACTTTTCCCCATTCCGACGACTCGTTTCTCCTCCACAGTGTCGTCGCCCCGGGGGCGGCGGTGAAGGACGCGAAGACAGGCTCGGAGTCGTCTGTTCCGAGTGATTGGTTTACCACTAAGAAGAAACAGGTTTTCATTGACAGTGGAGTGAGGATTATGTTTGTCGGCTCCCCTGTTTTGGCTGCGGTGGTGTCGAATGGCGGAATGGATGAGATTCGAGAGGTGTTGGAGAAGAGCGATCCGTCGTGGAAGGCGGCGGACGCGGTGGATTGCGACGGCCAGACGCTGCTTCACTTGGCGATCGCGCAACGCCGGCCGGATCTCGTGCAATTATTGTTGGAATTCGGGCCGGATTTGGAGGCTCCGAGTAGGTTGTTAGGATCGACCCCGCTCGAGGCGGCGGCTTCTTCGGGGGAGTCGTTAATCGTGGAGATTTTACTGGCGAACCGGGCCGGTACGGAGAGATCGGAACCGTCGGTTTGGGGGCCGGTTCACCACGCGGCCGGGAACGGTCACATTGAGGTTTTACGCCTCCTTTTACTAAAAGGAGCAAACGTGAATGCACTCACGAAAGACGGCGACACCGCCTTGCACCTCGCGGTGAAGGAAAGGCGAAGGGATTGCACGCGCCTGTTGTTAGCCAGCGGCGCGTTAACAGACATCCGAAATTCACGGGACGGCAACACTCCTCTCCACATAGCCGCGGGAAACGGGGACGAGCAAATGGTGAGGCTTTTACTCCAAAACGGAGCCGAGAAGAACACCAGAAACAAGCACGGAAAAACATCCTACGACGTCGCGGCGGAGAACGGCCACAACCGCCTCTTCGACGCCCTCCGTCTAGGCGACAACCTATGCGCCGCAGCCAGAAACGGAGACGTCGGAGCCATCCAAAAGCTCCTCGACCACGGCGCCAACGTGAACGGGCGGGACCAAAACGGCTGGACCGCTCTCCACCGTGCCGCATTCAAGGGCCGGATCGAGGCGGCGCGTGCACTCATCGATAACGGAGTGGTCGTCAACTGCAGAGACGAGGAAGGCTACACGGCGCTGCACTGCGCCGTGGAGTGTGGCCACGCCGACGTGACGGAGTTGCTTGTGAAGAAGGGGGCCGACGTAGATGCCAGGACCAACAAAGGCGTCACCGCGTTACAAATTGCAGAAACGTTGCGTTTTTCGGGGATTACGAGGATACTAGTACAAGGAGACATGAATTCTAAAGGTGTAAACGCGAACTTAATCATGCTATCTGAAAAGACATTTCGTAAGGAGAAGATGGAGATGAGAACGACGAAGAAGAAGGTAATTGGAGCAAGAGTTCGACAACGTGGTATCCCGGTGGTTTGA
- the LOC116030215 gene encoding protein SRC1-like, translating to MSGIIHKIEEKLHMGGHKEEEKHHDKAEGHHSGEHKAEHCGGGEHKAEHKGEHKEEHKEGLVEKVKDKIHGEGGEHHDKEEKKKKKKEKKKHGEHGHDSSSSSDSD from the coding sequence atgtcaggAATTATTCACAAGATCGAGGAGAAGCTCCACATGGGAGGCCACAAGGAGGAGGAGAAGCACCACGACAAGGCGGAAGGCCACCATAGCGGCGAACACAAGGCGGAGCACTGCGGCGGCGGCGAGCACAAGGCCGAGCATAAAGGCGAGCACAAGGAGGAGCACAAGGAAGGGTTAGTGGAGAAGGTCAAGGACAAGATCCACGGCGAAGGCGGCGAGCACCACGacaaggaggagaagaagaagaaaaagaaggagaagaagaagcacGGGGAGCACGGCCAtgacagcagcagcagcagcgaCAGCGATTAG
- the LOC116030355 gene encoding cationic amino acid transporter 2, vacuolar-like, which translates to MGFVSNWQNEGGDCGGGGFSWGLGNLVRRKKVDSSPSDSSLPSSSGHGSRGHHQLAKALTVPHLIAIGVGSTIGAGVYILVGTVAREHSGPALTFSFLIAGIAATLSAFCYAELASRCPSAGSAYHYSYICVGEGVAWLIGWALILEYTIGGSAVARGISPNLALLFGGQDSLPSFLARHAIPGLNVVVDPCAALLVCVVTGLLCVGIKESTVVQGFVTIANICAMLFVIVAGGYLGFKNGWPGYELPTGYFPFGVDGMLAGASTVFFSYIGFDSVASTAEEVKNPQRDLPLGIGLALAICCTLYMLVSAVIVGLVPYYTMDPDTPISSAFASLGVNWASYVVTIGACTALCSTLMGSILPQPRILMAMARDGLLPSFFSDVNRRTQVPIKSTVVTGLLSGLLAFFMDVDQLAGMVSVGTLLAFTMVAISLLILRYVPPNEVPTPSSSRDTIDSVTLCPDGGSSKDLAAGTGNNLTLSSGVAVEHPLLEKAADRFSFLVDERRKVAGWTIMFTCIGVLVLTSAASCVSLPNSARLTLCGIGGFLLLFGLIVLTIIDQDDARHNFGYSGGFVCPLVPLLPIVCILINVYLLINLGADTWARVSVWLLIGILVYAFYGRTHSTLHGAVYLPVAHADKVHQTRAITLA; encoded by the exons ATGGGATTTGTTTCTAATTGGCAAAATGAGGGTGGTGATTGTGGTGGGGGTGGCTTTTCTTGGGGATTGGGAAACCTTGTTAGGAGGAAGAAGGTTGATTCTTCTCCTTCAGACTCATCGTTGCCTTCATCTTCTGGACACGGTAGTAGAGGTCATCATCAATTGGCTAAGGCTTTGACTGTCCCTCATCTCATTGCCATAG GTGTCGGATCAACCATCGGAGCTGGGGTATATATTCTCGTTGGCACAGTCGCCAGAGAGCATTCAGGCCCAGCCCTTACCTTTTCCTTCTTAATAGCTGGGATAGCAGCCACACTTTCTGCATTCTGCTATGCTGAGCTTGCTAGTCGTTGCCCGTCAGCTGGGAGTGCATATCATTACTCTTACATATGCGTTGGAGAAGG AGTTGCTTGGTTGATTGGTTGGGCACTAATATTGGAATACACAATTGGAGGTTCTGCAGTAGCTCGAGGCATATCTCCAAATCTG GCCTTGCTCTTCGGAGGTCAGGACAGTCTGCCATCTTTTTTAGCTCGTCACGCCATCCCCGGGCTTAATGTAGTAGTGGATCCATGTGCAGCACTATTAGTCTGTGTTGTCACTGGGCTTTTATGCGTGGGAATTAAGGAG AGTACGGTGGTACAAGGATTTGTCACGATCGCAAATATATGCGCTATGCTATTTGTTATTGTTGCTGGCGGATATTTGGGCTTTAAAAATGGCTGGCCTGGCTATGAACTTCCTACTGG GTATTTTCCATTTGGGGTTGATGGAATGCTTGCTGGGGCCTCGACTGTTTTCTTTTCGTACATTGGGTTTGATTCCGTTGCTAGTACTGCCGAGGAG GTGAAGAATCCTCAACGTGACTTGCCTTTGGGGATTGGTTTGGCATTGGCAATATGTTGCACGTTATATATGTTAGTCTCTGCTGTTATTGTCGGTTTGGTTCCCTACTACACAATGGACCCCGATACCCCAATCTCCTCTGCATTTGCGAGCCTTGGAGTTAACTGGGCATC ATATGTAGTAACTATTGGAGCTTGTACCGCTCTTTGCTCAACATTGATGGGTTCTATACTACCCCAG CCACGGATACTTATGGCAATGGCTCGAGATGGGTTGCTGCCATCATTTTTTTCGGATGTCAACAGGCGTACTCAAGTTCCCATCAAGAGCACTGTAGTGACTGGTTTACTTTCCGGACTGTTGGCGTTCTTCATGGATGTTGATCAGTTGGCAGGAATG GTCAGTGTTGGTACGCTTCTTGCATTTACAATGGTGGCAATTTCTCTGCTTATACTCCGGTATGTGCCACCAAATGAGGTTCCAACGCCATCATCTTCCCGGGATACGATAGATTCAGTAACCCTGTGTCCCGATGGTGGAAGTTCCAAGGACCTTGCTGCAGGTACAGGCAATAACCTTACATTGTCAAGTGGTGTAGCCGTTGAGCATCCTCTTCTAGAGAAAGCTGCGGATAGATTTAGCT TTTTAGTAGATGAAAGGAGGAAAGTTGCTGGATGGACGATAATGTTTACATGCATTGGGGTGCTTGTACTTACTTCCGCTGCTTCATGTGTTAGCCTGCCAAA TTCTGCAAGGTTAACGCTTTGTGGAATTGGTGGGTTCCTTCTCCTATTCGGTCTGATAGTGCTCACGATCATAGACCAAGATGATGCAAGGCACAACTTTGGGTATTCGGGAG GTTTTGTTTGCCCGCTTGTTCCACTTCTGCCAATTGTTTGCATTCTCATCAATGTATACTTGTTAATAAATCTCGG CGCTGATACTTGGGCCCGAGTTTCTGTGTGGTTGCTAATAGGAATACTCGTTTACGCTTTCTACGGCCGAACACACAGCACGCTGCACGGTGCAGTTTACCTGCCTGTAGCGCACGCAGACAAGGTTCATCAGACTAGAGCAATCACTCTGGCGTAA
- the LOC116030216 gene encoding protein SRC1-like produces the protein MSGIIHKIEEKLHVGGHKEEKKHHDKAEGHKEEKKHHGGDHKEGLVEKIKDKIHGGGSDHHDKDEKKKKKEKKKKHGEHGHGHHHDSSSDSD, from the coding sequence atgtcaggAATTATTCACAAGATCGAGGAGAAGCTCCACGTCGGAGGCCACAAGGAGGAGAAGAAGCACCACGACAAGGCCGAAGGCCACAAGGAGGAGAAGAAGCACCACGGCGGCGATCACAAGGAAGGGTTGGTGGAGAAGATCAAGGACAAGATCCACGGCGGAGGCAGCGATCACCACGACAAGgacgagaagaagaagaaaaaggagaagaagaagaagcacgGCGAGCACGGCCACGGCCACCACCATGACAGCAGCAGCGACAGCGATTAG